Proteins co-encoded in one Halorussus lipolyticus genomic window:
- a CDS encoding sulfatase has protein sequence MTNDDEPGNVVFVVMDTVRKSHLSVYGYDRPTTPGLERFADEAAVFEQAVSPAPWTLPVHASLFTGMYPSQHGASQENPYLEGATTLAETLSGAGYDTACYSSNAWITPYTHLTDGFDDQDNFFEVMPGDFLSGPLAKAWKTMNDNETLRKVADYLVSVGNKIHEYTASGEGADSKTPQVIDRTMEFIDDADDDYFAFINLMDAHLPYHPPEEYKQEFAPGVDSTKVCQNSKEYNCGARDISDDEWEAIEGLYDAEIRHIDAELQRLFSWMQENDEWDDTMVVVCADHGELHGEHDLYGHEFCIYDPLVNVPLMVKHPEMESGKREDQQVELVDLYHTVLDHAGVEAAEPSDPTETAVSLDRTRSLLDADYRDFAEGDYAFVEYYRPVVELKQLEQKAADAGIELDTDSRFYSRMRAVRRPDAKYIRNERIGDEFYHLDSDPGETEDARGEGTDEEVELEGALSEFEESVGGEWKEVEDDDVLDDMSDDAKDRLQDLGYID, from the coding sequence ATGACCAACGACGACGAACCGGGGAACGTCGTGTTCGTGGTCATGGACACGGTTCGAAAGAGCCACCTCTCCGTCTATGGCTACGACCGACCGACGACCCCCGGTCTGGAGCGGTTCGCCGACGAGGCGGCCGTCTTCGAGCAGGCGGTCTCCCCCGCTCCGTGGACGCTCCCGGTTCACGCCTCGCTGTTTACGGGAATGTACCCGAGCCAACACGGCGCGAGCCAAGAGAACCCCTATCTGGAAGGCGCGACCACGCTGGCCGAGACGCTCTCGGGTGCTGGCTACGACACCGCGTGTTACTCCTCGAACGCGTGGATTACGCCCTACACCCACCTGACCGACGGGTTCGACGACCAAGACAACTTCTTCGAGGTCATGCCCGGCGACTTCCTCTCGGGGCCGCTGGCGAAGGCGTGGAAGACGATGAACGACAACGAGACCCTGCGGAAGGTCGCCGACTACCTCGTCAGCGTCGGCAACAAAATTCACGAGTACACGGCCTCCGGAGAGGGTGCCGACTCGAAGACCCCGCAGGTCATCGACCGGACGATGGAGTTCATCGACGACGCCGACGACGACTACTTCGCGTTCATCAACCTGATGGACGCCCACCTGCCCTACCATCCCCCGGAGGAGTACAAACAGGAGTTCGCCCCCGGCGTCGATTCCACGAAAGTCTGTCAGAACTCCAAAGAGTACAACTGCGGCGCGCGGGACATCTCCGACGACGAGTGGGAGGCCATCGAAGGACTCTACGACGCCGAGATTCGCCACATCGACGCCGAACTCCAGCGTCTCTTTTCGTGGATGCAGGAGAACGACGAGTGGGACGACACCATGGTCGTCGTCTGCGCCGACCACGGCGAACTCCACGGCGAACACGACCTGTACGGCCACGAGTTCTGTATCTATGACCCCCTCGTGAACGTCCCGCTGATGGTCAAACACCCCGAGATGGAGTCGGGCAAGCGCGAGGACCAGCAGGTCGAACTCGTGGACCTCTACCACACCGTGCTGGACCACGCGGGCGTCGAGGCCGCAGAGCCGAGCGACCCGACGGAGACGGCCGTCTCGCTCGACCGGACGCGCTCGCTTCTGGACGCCGACTACCGTGACTTCGCGGAAGGCGACTACGCGTTCGTGGAGTACTACCGCCCGGTCGTGGAACTCAAGCAGTTGGAGCAGAAGGCCGCCGACGCCGGTATCGAGTTGGACACGGATTCGCGGTTCTACTCCCGGATGCGCGCTGTGCGCCGCCCCGACGCCAAGTACATCCGCAACGAGCGAATCGGAGACGAGTTCTACCACCTCGATTCGGACCCCGGCGAGACCGAGGACGCCCGCGGCGAGGGAACCGACGAGGAGGTCGAACTCGAAGGCGCGCTGTCGGAGTTCGAGGAGAGCGTCGGCGGCGAGTGGAAGGAAGTCGAGGACGACGACGTGCTGGACGACATGAGTGACGACGCGAAGGACCGACTGCAGGACCTCGGCTACATCGACTGA
- a CDS encoding NifU family protein, whose protein sequence is MSTDTQNEGDDLEERVSNFLRRNFPQIQMHGGSAAIQDIDRETGEVHIQLGGACSGCGISPMTIQAIKSRMVKEIPEIETVHADTGMDGGGGGGGGMSPSFPGETSDDGEDDEGPQAPF, encoded by the coding sequence ATGAGCACCGACACTCAGAACGAGGGCGACGACCTCGAAGAGCGAGTCAGTAACTTCCTGCGACGCAACTTCCCCCAGATTCAGATGCACGGCGGGAGCGCCGCGATTCAGGACATCGACCGAGAGACCGGCGAGGTCCACATCCAACTCGGCGGCGCGTGCAGTGGGTGTGGCATCTCCCCGATGACGATTCAGGCCATCAAGAGCCGGATGGTCAAGGAGATTCCCGAAATCGAGACGGTCCACGCCGACACGGGCATGGACGGCGGCGGCGGCGGTGGCGGCGGCATGAGTCCCTCGTTCCCCGGCGAGACCAGTGACGACGGCGAGGACGACGAAGGTCCGCAGGCCCCCTTCTAA
- a CDS encoding cytochrome P450, with protein MSSIDTQKVKAFPEELKDPEAWLEPFDWYREMRDENPVRYDEDRQSWDVFRYDDVKAILDDDGNFSVDPSNADYYDASASQGPELLQSTMLFQDPPRHDELRSVVDDAFKPQNVRELEPRLNELADDLLDQILAESDGEMDIVTSLAYPYPVITIAEHLGIPSDERAQFKQWSNTIVETARTDDEQSEIAENQQQKNQEMAQYFLRLINQRRENPQDDLLSTIATAESDDGTRLSDEEALGMCVLLLVAGNVTTTNLITNAIRCFGNHDLFGELRGDDDALMSAIDEALRYRSPVQTMARFATDDVTMHGKTIEEGDRVQLWLGSANRDERKFEDADTFKPDRTPNQHLGFGSGTHYCLGSSLARLEAKTVLSKLLDRLESVELVETDLTPTRSTFVYGVESLPVRFEQA; from the coding sequence ATGTCTTCAATCGACACACAAAAAGTCAAGGCTTTTCCCGAAGAACTCAAAGACCCGGAAGCGTGGCTGGAACCGTTCGACTGGTACCGGGAGATGCGCGACGAGAACCCGGTCCGGTACGACGAGGACCGCCAATCGTGGGACGTGTTTCGGTACGACGACGTGAAGGCAATTCTGGACGACGACGGCAACTTCTCGGTGGACCCGAGTAACGCCGACTACTACGATGCCTCGGCCTCGCAGGGACCGGAACTCTTGCAGAGTACGATGCTGTTTCAGGACCCGCCGCGACACGACGAACTCCGGTCGGTCGTGGACGACGCGTTCAAGCCCCAGAACGTCCGGGAGTTGGAACCCCGACTGAACGAACTGGCCGACGACCTCCTCGACCAGATTCTGGCGGAGTCCGACGGCGAGATGGACATCGTGACCTCGCTGGCGTACCCCTACCCGGTCATCACCATCGCGGAACACCTCGGGATTCCGTCCGACGAGCGCGCGCAGTTCAAGCAGTGGTCGAACACCATCGTCGAGACGGCCCGGACCGACGACGAGCAGAGCGAAATCGCCGAGAACCAGCAACAGAAGAACCAAGAGATGGCCCAGTACTTCCTGCGACTCATCAACCAGCGCCGGGAGAATCCGCAGGACGACCTCCTCTCGACCATCGCCACCGCCGAGAGCGACGACGGGACCCGGCTCTCCGACGAGGAGGCCCTCGGGATGTGCGTCCTGCTCCTCGTCGCCGGGAACGTCACGACGACGAATCTCATCACCAACGCCATCCGGTGTTTCGGAAACCATGACCTGTTCGGCGAACTGCGTGGCGACGACGACGCTCTCATGTCGGCCATCGACGAGGCCCTGCGCTACCGGTCGCCGGTCCAGACCATGGCGCGGTTCGCCACCGACGACGTGACCATGCACGGGAAGACCATCGAGGAGGGCGACCGAGTGCAGTTGTGGCTCGGGTCGGCCAACCGCGACGAGCGCAAATTCGAGGACGCCGACACGTTCAAGCCGGACCGGACGCCCAACCAGCACCTCGGATTCGGCTCTGGCACGCACTACTGTCTGGGGTCGTCGCTCGCTCGCTTGGAAGCCAAGACGGTCCTCTCGAAGCTCCTCGACCGACTCGAATCGGTCGAACTGGTCGAGACCGACCTGACCCCGACTCGAAGCACGTTCGTCTACGGCGTCGAATCGCTCCCGGTTCGGTTCGAGCAGGCCTGA